Proteins found in one Geomonas subterranea genomic segment:
- a CDS encoding tetratricopeptide repeat protein: MGIFGKMFGKDSTESKGAPPAKAVNFITALSMHVRGELEPALSAYARMTEADPNDFLAHFFAAAIKAENGKVEEAVQELCELSGRISETGESISRVIVVELANLLAEDSVTVKRHALTELVVSFGDLLKKEGQIREGAVCFEIATGLAPDNPHMLHKLGDALHDLRIYDYAESVLLEALKHAPYHFGALYTYAVLLQDLGRNDEAIAHYEKAVKLVPTHVGCQNNFGAALLRANRVDEALEHCSTALELDPKAPLVKINLGYIYLLKQDFAAARKSFSGAIELNDQLAPAYYGLASAEQGLGGDLRTVRELYEKAIEVNPSIPEAHYALANVLARENDPQALTYYASALQLNSSLPNLRRDYGVACLQLGRPDEALEQLKLAVMMNPEDTIARDLLAQAQGAQKAS, encoded by the coding sequence ATGGGCATATTCGGCAAGATGTTCGGAAAAGACTCCACGGAGAGCAAAGGGGCGCCCCCGGCGAAAGCGGTCAACTTCATCACCGCGCTGTCGATGCATGTGCGCGGCGAACTGGAACCGGCCCTCTCCGCTTACGCCCGCATGACGGAAGCCGACCCCAACGACTTCCTGGCCCATTTCTTCGCCGCCGCCATCAAGGCGGAAAACGGGAAAGTGGAAGAGGCGGTCCAGGAACTGTGCGAGTTGAGCGGCCGGATCTCAGAGACGGGTGAGAGCATCTCGCGGGTCATAGTGGTCGAACTCGCGAACCTGCTGGCGGAGGATTCGGTCACGGTAAAACGCCACGCGCTCACCGAGTTGGTGGTTTCCTTTGGCGACCTGCTCAAGAAGGAGGGGCAGATCCGCGAGGGCGCCGTCTGCTTCGAGATAGCGACAGGACTTGCCCCGGACAACCCTCATATGCTGCACAAACTGGGAGATGCCCTGCACGACCTGCGCATCTACGATTACGCCGAGTCTGTGCTGCTGGAGGCCCTCAAACACGCACCGTACCACTTCGGCGCGCTCTACACCTATGCTGTGCTCTTGCAGGATCTCGGGCGCAACGACGAGGCCATCGCTCACTACGAAAAAGCGGTCAAGCTGGTACCGACCCACGTGGGGTGCCAGAACAACTTCGGCGCCGCCCTGCTGCGGGCAAACCGTGTTGACGAGGCGCTGGAGCACTGCAGCACCGCCCTGGAACTGGACCCCAAGGCGCCGCTGGTGAAGATCAACCTGGGGTATATCTACCTGCTCAAGCAGGACTTCGCCGCCGCCCGCAAGAGCTTCAGCGGCGCCATCGAACTCAACGACCAGCTCGCCCCGGCCTACTACGGACTGGCCTCGGCGGAACAGGGGCTGGGTGGCGACCTGCGGACGGTCCGGGAACTCTACGAGAAAGCCATAGAAGTGAATCCCTCCATTCCCGAGGCCCACTACGCCCTGGCGAACGTGCTGGCCAGGGAGAACGACCCGCAGGCGCTCACGTACTACGCTTCCGCCCTGCAATTGAATAGCTCGCTGCCAAACCTGCGCCGCGATTACGGCGTTGCCTGTCTTCAGCTGGGGAGGCCGGATGAGGCCCTGGAGCAGTTGAAGCTGGCGGTAATGATGAATCCCGAAGATACCATCGCGCGCGACCTCCTGGCCCAGGCGCAGGGGGCGCAAAAAGCATCGTAA
- a CDS encoding exosortase/archaeosortase family protein, producing MTDAAQTQNAKGHPGSFFAIAFIWCAITAVTLLGNLPEGYWTAWRNLTMASTTVLGNLFGVATSGAGDVLTVNGFAMRIIRQCTAADYIVIVATAMLLYVRHGIGYRLLGVAVAVPVLILANAFRLLVTGVIGSVSVAAFNLFHDYLWVIAFALLVFSIWRFWVDGGFSVSKHTIRRVGQVIAVSLAAYALLLIFREGYGTVLAATSSVFYRLLSHETLSAIILDGEVMVYRGAAVDIPLDNMMEQVNQAIYLGLMIPLQKKGDWQMVGMTLFGAGFIFLLSALFIAMGCVQAVTSGELGLLSFLAIGSVVHLALPMSTYWIVTSLRLPVPEADIRS from the coding sequence ATGACTGACGCCGCGCAGACGCAGAACGCGAAGGGACATCCGGGCTCCTTTTTCGCCATCGCCTTCATCTGGTGCGCCATCACTGCCGTGACCCTCCTGGGCAACCTCCCTGAAGGGTACTGGACGGCCTGGCGCAACCTGACCATGGCGAGCACCACGGTACTTGGAAACCTTTTCGGCGTCGCCACGTCCGGGGCGGGAGACGTTCTCACCGTGAACGGATTCGCCATGCGCATCATCCGGCAGTGCACGGCTGCTGACTACATAGTCATAGTAGCTACAGCCATGCTGCTGTACGTTCGCCACGGCATCGGCTACCGCCTCCTGGGCGTCGCGGTCGCCGTGCCGGTCCTGATACTTGCCAATGCCTTCCGCCTGCTCGTAACCGGCGTGATCGGCTCTGTCTCTGTCGCTGCCTTCAACCTTTTTCACGATTACCTCTGGGTCATAGCCTTCGCACTCCTGGTCTTTTCCATCTGGAGGTTCTGGGTGGACGGGGGCTTCTCGGTCTCCAAACACACCATACGGCGGGTGGGGCAGGTCATCGCTGTCTCACTCGCCGCCTACGCCCTGCTCCTTATCTTTCGCGAAGGTTACGGCACGGTTTTGGCCGCTACCAGCAGCGTCTTTTACAGGCTCCTCAGCCACGAGACTCTCTCCGCCATCATCCTTGACGGGGAGGTGATGGTGTACCGGGGGGCAGCAGTCGACATACCTCTGGACAATATGATGGAACAGGTGAATCAGGCCATTTACCTGGGATTGATGATTCCGCTCCAGAAGAAGGGAGACTGGCAGATGGTCGGCATGACACTGTTTGGCGCGGGATTCATCTTCCTGTTGAGCGCGCTCTTCATCGCCATGGGGTGTGTTCAGGCCGTAACATCTGGAGAGCTTGGACTCCTCTCCTTTCTGGCCATTGGCAGCGTGGTCCATCTGGCTTTACCGATGTCCACCTACTGGATTGTCACCAGTCTGCGCTTACCCGTTCCCGAGGCTGACATCCGATCCTGA
- a CDS encoding zinc ribbon domain-containing protein YjdM produces MTTLPKCPSCSSEYTYEDGALYVCPECGNEWPQVEQQGGVSEIVVRDAFGNALQDGDSVTVIKDLKIKGSSSVVKVGTKVRNIRLVDGDHDIDCKIDGIGAMQLKSEYVKKA; encoded by the coding sequence ATGACAACCCTCCCCAAATGCCCCTCCTGCAGTTCTGAATACACCTACGAAGACGGCGCGCTTTACGTCTGCCCCGAGTGCGGCAACGAGTGGCCCCAGGTCGAGCAGCAAGGAGGCGTATCCGAAATTGTCGTGCGTGACGCCTTCGGCAACGCGCTGCAGGACGGAGACTCCGTCACCGTGATCAAGGACCTGAAGATCAAGGGTTCGTCGTCGGTAGTCAAGGTCGGCACCAAGGTGCGCAACATCCGTCTGGTCGACGGAGACCACGACATCGACTGCAAGATCGACGGCATCGGCGCCATGCAGTTGAAGTCCGAGTACGTGAAGAAAGCCTGA
- a CDS encoding carboxypeptidase-like regulatory domain-containing protein has product MKKLGLMTMVCAGMLLFAAACMASGGKVTYPDGKPVVGAVVYVHLQEVNKYTLATDATGRFTLPDEDFLDAFVQIKAPDGKEFATVNLPVEVFQAGDVAVVLQPVQ; this is encoded by the coding sequence ATGAAAAAGCTAGGTTTGATGACGATGGTGTGTGCGGGGATGCTGCTGTTCGCAGCTGCCTGCATGGCATCAGGGGGGAAAGTTACCTATCCTGACGGCAAACCTGTCGTGGGGGCGGTTGTGTACGTGCACTTGCAGGAGGTGAACAAGTACACCCTGGCCACGGACGCGACGGGGCGCTTCACCCTTCCGGATGAGGATTTTCTCGATGCCTTCGTCCAGATCAAGGCTCCGGATGGTAAGGAATTCGCTACCGTCAACCTGCCGGTGGAGGTGTTCCAGGCTGGGGACGTGGCGGTGGTGCTGCAACCGGTGCAGTAA
- a CDS encoding fibronectin type III domain-containing protein yields the protein MTIKQTYNYVYPGTGYYYVTNENSSYPIKSDAFGKFSLTLIAGTGYSETITPPAGSGFAPTVLTGIDATRSFSQSIILNLPDTTPPQILSGPTVSSFTDTTATIEWQTNEPSKGSVAYGTVDPPGTTVAEQSFVSSHSMQLTGLSPNTKYYVKVTASDAAGNGPTASQVVSLTTAPRPDTTPPTVTAGPTVSSITQGTAVIEWTTDEPTTGSVIYGLSTLPDTTVGDSTLTGSHRVTVSGLAADTVYYVKVTATDAANNGPVSTSVVSFRTLTAPDTTAPVVVEGPMAISISDSSATIVWKTDEPATSGVSYDDGVAYGVLSDGALTTSHSMTITGLGASKTYNFVVSSKDASGNGPALSGTKSFSTKATPDTNAPVFTQLPIVKATTHQSVVLYWETDEPASSTIQYGTSEALEMTDAKSELNTKHNRALTGLLPGTTYYFSVQATDAQKNSATGKVYSFTTDLNPDTKAPVITEAANIIYSTDNAATVAFKTDKPCDTVVDYGPNGSNALQRSNSEKVTEHQVPLSNLTPNTSYNVQVSCTDISGNKVVASAGAPSTLLAMNYSFMLSDAFVGAAGGVGFITKSQPDRTAPVITSAPRTIVTTSTMARIQWVTDEIADSQVYYGLTGQSLTSSAGDIVKSAGHSVALTNLKPGTTYDFKVQSTDPSNNTVVSAVFSFTTAALADTMAPVISAVSAAGATTTEIDVAWNTDEQATTVLKYGTTPFTMTGQASITGSRTNHTVSLYNLVPGTTYYVAPVSSDSSGNSVQGATQSVTLLGTAPVSYTVTATAGAGGAITPASQSVVSGYQLALAVKPNTGYMIQSVTGCGGTLSGSVYTTAEITGNCTVSAFFKSDGTLPPDLATTAMPPAGSYSGGSLMVKLSANRTGTTIYYTTDGTTPGVSSATYSGPVTITGNTTLKFFGKDGTSTEGVHSAAYVVTATGQPGGSFTGIKQGTSFTVSRSEGGKTATALSTGSQTSFVDTGFLKPNTIYTYTVSSDVEGATELLSIRTPLYTGWNIIAVPYDTTGVNPGTLFGSAVSAVYQWVPTGATAESSSSVLGSYKTVTSLLPGYGYFVKTAGTGTTFNFKGATSPASATVTLKPGWTMVANPTPDNMSNIASSWLVDGSPLANAIQANKIGGGIYWWNGTTYESWSIVNGNPQVEPWKAYWILNIDSVNHTLSINAK from the coding sequence GTGACTATCAAGCAGACCTACAACTACGTTTATCCCGGCACTGGCTACTATTACGTGACCAACGAAAACAGCAGTTACCCCATAAAGTCTGACGCCTTCGGCAAATTCAGCCTGACCCTCATTGCAGGCACTGGGTACAGCGAGACCATAACCCCTCCCGCCGGCAGCGGCTTCGCGCCGACTGTTCTCACCGGCATCGATGCCACCCGCAGCTTCTCGCAGAGCATCATTCTGAACCTCCCGGATACCACGCCACCGCAGATCCTGTCCGGCCCCACGGTGTCTTCATTCACCGATACCACCGCCACCATAGAATGGCAGACCAACGAGCCGAGCAAGGGAAGCGTGGCATACGGCACCGTCGATCCCCCGGGCACCACCGTGGCCGAGCAGTCCTTCGTGTCCTCCCACTCGATGCAGCTCACGGGGTTGAGCCCGAACACGAAGTACTACGTGAAGGTCACCGCTTCCGATGCGGCAGGCAATGGCCCGACTGCAAGCCAGGTGGTGAGCCTCACCACCGCGCCCAGGCCGGACACCACACCCCCTACCGTGACCGCCGGTCCCACCGTGAGCAGCATCACCCAGGGGACCGCGGTCATCGAGTGGACTACCGACGAGCCGACCACAGGTTCTGTGATTTACGGGCTTTCGACGCTTCCTGACACGACCGTCGGAGACTCCACCCTTACCGGCAGCCACCGCGTCACCGTTTCCGGGCTCGCCGCGGATACCGTGTACTATGTGAAGGTAACCGCCACCGACGCGGCAAACAACGGTCCTGTGTCCACTTCGGTAGTCTCCTTCCGGACGCTGACTGCGCCCGACACCACCGCCCCGGTTGTCGTAGAGGGGCCGATGGCGATCAGCATCAGCGACAGCAGCGCGACCATCGTCTGGAAGACCGACGAGCCCGCCACCAGCGGTGTCTCCTACGATGATGGCGTCGCCTACGGCGTCCTCTCCGACGGGGCCCTCACCACCAGCCACTCCATGACCATCACGGGGCTCGGCGCGTCCAAAACCTACAACTTCGTCGTTTCCTCCAAGGATGCTTCCGGCAACGGCCCCGCCCTGAGCGGCACCAAGAGCTTCAGCACCAAGGCCACGCCGGACACCAACGCGCCTGTCTTCACCCAGTTGCCGATCGTCAAGGCAACCACCCACCAGTCCGTGGTGCTCTACTGGGAGACCGACGAACCGGCCAGCAGCACCATCCAGTACGGCACCTCCGAAGCGCTGGAGATGACCGACGCGAAGTCCGAGCTCAACACCAAGCACAACCGTGCGCTCACCGGCCTGCTCCCCGGCACCACCTACTACTTCAGCGTGCAGGCGACAGACGCCCAGAAAAACAGCGCGACCGGCAAGGTCTACAGCTTCACCACAGACCTCAACCCGGACACCAAGGCTCCGGTCATCACCGAGGCTGCGAACATCATCTACTCGACCGACAACGCCGCGACCGTCGCCTTCAAGACGGACAAACCCTGCGACACGGTAGTGGACTACGGTCCCAACGGCAGCAACGCGTTGCAGAGATCGAACAGCGAGAAGGTGACCGAACACCAGGTGCCTCTCAGCAACCTGACCCCGAACACCTCCTACAACGTCCAGGTATCCTGCACCGACATCTCCGGCAACAAGGTGGTCGCCTCGGCCGGGGCACCGTCCACCTTGCTGGCCATGAACTACTCGTTCATGTTAAGCGATGCCTTTGTGGGCGCCGCGGGCGGGGTCGGCTTCATAACCAAGTCGCAGCCGGACCGCACCGCTCCGGTCATCACCAGCGCCCCGAGAACCATCGTCACGACCTCGACCATGGCGCGGATCCAGTGGGTGACGGACGAGATCGCAGACTCGCAGGTCTACTACGGGCTGACCGGACAGAGCCTCACCAGCAGCGCCGGCGATATCGTCAAGTCCGCGGGACATTCCGTCGCGCTGACCAACTTGAAACCGGGCACCACCTATGACTTCAAGGTGCAGTCGACCGATCCCTCCAACAACACGGTGGTTTCCGCGGTCTTCTCATTCACAACGGCTGCGTTGGCCGACACCATGGCGCCGGTGATATCTGCCGTCTCCGCTGCCGGTGCCACGACTACCGAGATCGACGTCGCCTGGAACACCGACGAACAAGCCACCACGGTGCTCAAGTACGGGACCACCCCCTTCACCATGACCGGGCAGGCCTCGATCACCGGCTCCAGGACCAACCACACCGTTTCCCTCTACAACCTGGTCCCCGGCACCACCTACTATGTCGCGCCTGTCTCCAGCGACAGCTCGGGCAACAGCGTCCAGGGGGCTACGCAATCGGTCACCCTGCTGGGCACGGCACCGGTCAGTTACACCGTGACCGCCACCGCCGGAGCGGGAGGCGCCATCACCCCGGCCAGCCAGTCCGTCGTCAGCGGTTACCAGCTGGCCCTCGCGGTGAAACCCAACACCGGTTACATGATCCAGTCCGTGACCGGATGCGGCGGCACGCTCTCCGGCAGTGTCTATACGACGGCCGAGATAACCGGCAACTGCACCGTTTCAGCCTTCTTCAAGTCCGACGGCACCTTGCCCCCGGATCTCGCGACCACCGCCATGCCGCCGGCGGGCAGCTACTCCGGCGGAAGCCTGATGGTGAAGCTCAGCGCCAACCGCACCGGCACCACGATCTACTACACCACCGACGGCACCACACCCGGCGTGTCTTCGGCAACCTATAGCGGCCCCGTCACCATCACCGGAAACACCACCCTGAAGTTCTTCGGCAAGGACGGCACCAGCACGGAGGGCGTTCACAGCGCGGCCTATGTCGTCACGGCCACCGGCCAGCCGGGGGGGAGCTTTACCGGGATCAAGCAGGGAACCAGCTTCACCGTGTCGCGCTCCGAAGGCGGGAAGACGGCTACGGCTCTCTCCACCGGGAGCCAGACCAGCTTCGTCGATACAGGGTTCCTCAAGCCCAACACCATCTACACCTACACCGTGTCGTCGGACGTCGAGGGCGCAACGGAACTGCTCAGCATCCGCACGCCGCTTTACACGGGATGGAACATAATCGCCGTGCCCTACGATACGACCGGCGTCAACCCGGGCACCCTCTTTGGGAGTGCGGTTAGTGCCGTGTACCAGTGGGTTCCAACCGGGGCCACCGCCGAGAGCAGCAGCTCGGTTCTTGGCTCATACAAGACGGTAACCTCGCTGCTGCCCGGTTACGGATACTTCGTCAAGACCGCCGGCACCGGCACCACCTTCAACTTCAAAGGGGCAACATCCCCGGCGAGCGCAACCGTCACCCTGAAGCCGGGGTGGACCATGGTGGCGAACCCGACCCCGGACAACATGAGCAACATCGCCTCTAGCTGGCTTGTCGACGGCAGCCCGCTGGCGAACGCCATCCAGGCCAACAAGATAGGAGGGGGGATCTACTGGTGGAACGGGACCACGTACGAATCGTGGTCCATCGTGAACGGCAACCCGCAGGTCGAGCCGTGGAAGGCGTACTGGATATTGAATATCGACTCCGTGAACCACACCCTCAGCATCAATGCCAAGTAA